The DNA region CCAATACGTATAATAACCGGTAAACACACCCACAACGATAGCTATCAATAATATCATAATAACCATTATGAGATGAAACCGTTTATGTTGCATCAAAATTGCAATGTACTCACGGATTAGTGCTGAAGGAATAAAATACTTACGTGTTTTGGCACCCAGACCACTAATATTTAATCCTGCAAACAAGGCATAACCTGTCGCCCGATAAACATGATAATCACTCGTTGCAAAGACACCTTTGTCAACCTTTATATTTCTTGATGTCATAAGTTGTTTTGAGAAAAGCATATTTTCTAAGGTGTTTTTTGACGCGGTCTCCGGTAAGATATAATCCGCGTCATAGAGTTGATGTTCTAATACATACGCTTGCATGGCCAATCCTTCTGCTATTGCCTCATCCCCACCTTGCCCACCGGATAAGATCAAATAAGGTGTTTTTCCAGTGGCTGAAATTTGTCGATTCGCAAAATCAATCCCGCGTTGGATACGTGACGCTAATAAATTTGACACCTCCCGGCCATTAATTAATCCTGCGCCTAAGACAATGATATAATCTTTATCAAATTTAGGACGGGTCAAACGTAACAAAAGAAATGACAACATAAACGCCAAGAAATTAACCACAAAATACGTCAATAATAACCCTTCTGCTAAATTAAGCATCAACATCAGCCACTGTGGTAAGATTCTTTGCAACCCATCAATAATTAACGGATAGATCACCAAGGCCACCCCGAGAATTAATGTCAAGCTGTTCGCAAGATTTAAGGATTCGCGGTACCACATCAATAAACCATTAATAATCAATATTAAGTAGAGCAAACTGAAAATGATGGTTAGCACAATCAATAGAATGACCAGCAAAACTACCCAAACGCTAAAGAAAACCGGATTTCGCAACATTAGCAAACTAACGGTAACTAAAACACCTAGTAACATCATAATGATGCTAGCCAAATACCCATTTAACAAACGTACCCGATTTTTTCGATATGATTGATAAAACAGCACACCAAAAAGGGCTAATAAACCTAATATGATTGGCATAACCAGATTGAGATGTCCTAACTGATTGAATTGTTCAAATTCGTTTTGCAACATCATAACTACTCCCTACTATTCAATGTATTATAACTACATTATTACTTATTTACGATACACTGGCAATATGTTCAAATTAAGTCGTTACGTATTATGATGGTATTTATCAGGTCCTGAACATCAAAAAAAATACCGTCAGATAATTAACATTATCTAACGGTATTTATTTTACGATTTGTAAATGCTTCAAAAACAAGTGCTTACTTGCTTTCTAATTCTGCTTTACCCTTTGCCCAAGCTTGGATATTAACAGTCGTCTCTTGACGAGCCTTTTTATTCGCATCATGGTTAACTGGACGCTTACCAGCCCATGAATTGTATGGTGATTTAACAGCCATGGTTATTTACCTCCGTATTTGCTATCGATAACCTAATAATCTTACCGAATATTATGACACAAGTCAATGAAAATCTCCAAGGCTATTTTTTTAGGAAGCCGGAACGCCACATCAACCAAATTGTCACTATCATTAAAATAATGACGATAATAATCGTAATCAGCCATGAATTGCGCATCCCCGCCCATGGCAATTTCGCCACGTTTTGACCATAAAAACCAGAGACAATATTTGGAATTGTGAGGACAATTGTGAAAACCGTTAATAATTTCATGGTCCAATTCAAGTTACTATTAGCTAAATTTGCATAAGAATCTGCCACTTGATTGGTCACCATTTGTGAGAGTTCACCGGTATCAATGGCTTGATTCAATTCAACACGCGTGTCTTCAACTAATTCTATTTGTGCTGGGGTCAAGCGGATTGTCTGTTGCTTAGCCAAGACACTCAATAAATCAAAATCAGTATGCAATGAATTCAAAAGATAAATTAAATCAGTTTGTAGATCCATTAATTCATCCACTTTTCCTT from Weissella diestrammenae includes:
- a CDS encoding YdcF family protein; the protein is MMLQNEFEQFNQLGHLNLVMPIILGLLALFGVLFYQSYRKNRVRLLNGYLASIIMMLLGVLVTVSLLMLRNPVFFSVWVVLLVILLIVLTIIFSLLYLILIINGLLMWYRESLNLANSLTLILGVALVIYPLIIDGLQRILPQWLMLMLNLAEGLLLTYFVVNFLAFMLSFLLLRLTRPKFDKDYIIVLGAGLINGREVSNLLASRIQRGIDFANRQISATGKTPYLILSGGQGGDEAIAEGLAMQAYVLEHQLYDADYILPETASKNTLENMLFSKQLMTSRNIKVDKGVFATSDYHVYRATGYALFAGLNISGLGAKTRKYFIPSALIREYIAILMQHKRFHLIMVIMILLIAIVVGVFTGYYTYWR